One stretch of Ornithinimicrobium ciconiae DNA includes these proteins:
- a CDS encoding baeRF3 domain-containing protein, translated as MTTHHQLPSSDDLDRLSARTEHALTIYVPTSPNPQERSASQTAVKSAVDDAVRRLKQDGASHALVEKLRAQWESVDRDSDLWGSLSSSLAIFLAPEVNEVFVLPNSLLPQSQLADHFDLGQLLRSVTFPHEAYGLILAANGWSLWHATADARITELELDGDYPSDAADATNRDSIRGRDKNRGLVGDEGKKALLGKYAHRVAEAVTAEMNRRRVASSVPFFVFGVEPLLSQFADQFDRDVIQLQGAAERLGADQLDEQVRAELAKIHAERADSRLHTIADTVSSGLVATDLVDIATAATRGLVDTLIFNFTVDIYGRIDEVTGAVERVRDGERALPGGTAAYDLLSQIALMVLRQGGTVLAVRDDEVSHLIWNSVAVAQLRAPLG; from the coding sequence ATGACCACGCACCACCAACTGCCCTCCTCCGACGACCTCGACAGGCTCAGCGCCCGGACTGAGCACGCCCTGACCATCTATGTGCCGACATCGCCCAACCCGCAGGAGCGCAGCGCCAGCCAGACGGCCGTCAAGAGCGCTGTCGACGACGCGGTTCGGCGTCTGAAGCAGGACGGTGCCTCGCACGCTCTGGTCGAGAAGCTGCGTGCTCAGTGGGAGTCCGTCGACCGCGACAGCGACCTGTGGGGTTCCCTGTCGTCCTCACTCGCAATCTTCCTGGCCCCCGAGGTCAACGAGGTCTTTGTCCTTCCTAATAGCCTCCTGCCGCAGTCGCAGCTGGCGGACCACTTCGATCTCGGACAGCTTCTGCGCTCGGTGACCTTCCCTCACGAGGCCTATGGGCTGATCCTGGCGGCCAACGGCTGGAGCCTGTGGCACGCCACTGCCGACGCTCGGATCACCGAGCTGGAACTGGACGGGGACTATCCCAGCGATGCTGCGGACGCGACGAACCGGGACAGCATCCGGGGTCGGGACAAGAACCGCGGGCTCGTGGGGGATGAAGGCAAGAAGGCCCTGCTGGGCAAGTATGCCCACCGTGTCGCGGAGGCAGTCACGGCAGAGATGAACCGTCGGCGCGTGGCTTCCAGCGTCCCGTTCTTTGTGTTTGGCGTCGAGCCGCTGCTGAGCCAGTTCGCCGACCAGTTCGACCGCGACGTGATCCAGCTCCAGGGCGCGGCCGAGCGCCTCGGTGCCGACCAGTTGGACGAGCAGGTCCGCGCGGAGCTGGCAAAGATCCACGCCGAACGGGCGGACTCTCGGCTGCACACGATCGCCGACACGGTCTCCAGCGGGCTGGTGGCCACGGACCTCGTGGACATCGCCACCGCGGCGACCCGTGGGCTCGTGGACACCTTGATCTTCAACTTCACCGTGGACATCTACGGTCGGATCGACGAGGTCACCGGTGCGGTCGAGCGGGTCCGCGACGGCGAGCGTGCTCTGCCCGGTGGCACCGCGGCATACGACCTGCTGTCGCAGATCGCGCTGATGGTGCTGCGTCAGGGTGGCACGGTGCTTGCTGTCCGTGACGACGAGGTGTCCCACCTCATCTGGAACTCGGTCGCCGTCGCCCAGCTGCGTGCTCCTCTGGGCTGA
- a CDS encoding amino acid ABC transporter permease, with amino-acid sequence MTDTTRVLFDAPGPKARMRYRLMAVVGILLLAAILYVVYDRLADKGQLEAARWDWVLGASAWKNYLIPGIIDTLRAAAIAIVCASVLALALAMARMSDNRVLRWLAGMMVEFFRAVPVLVMMLFIFYFLAHRGWFPSSINPLIGVVVGLTLYNSAVLCEVIRNGVASLPSGQREAGLAIGLSPSQTRRTILIPQSLTAMLPTLVSQVIVITKDTALGYIILYPELLTRARNLGSLESATLPAYVVVAVLFILLNYALSKLAEWIENRQRRRARSAGKVGSANEPPPVAPIPAPSGAGGGGAVG; translated from the coding sequence ATGACTGACACAACACGCGTCCTGTTCGACGCCCCAGGCCCCAAGGCCCGCATGCGCTACCGCCTCATGGCGGTGGTGGGCATCCTGCTGCTGGCAGCCATCCTGTATGTCGTCTACGACCGGCTCGCGGACAAGGGCCAGTTGGAAGCGGCGCGCTGGGACTGGGTGCTGGGTGCCAGTGCCTGGAAGAACTACCTGATCCCCGGCATCATCGACACCCTCCGCGCAGCCGCGATTGCCATCGTGTGCGCCAGTGTCCTCGCGCTGGCCCTGGCCATGGCGCGGATGTCGGACAACCGGGTGCTGCGTTGGCTGGCCGGCATGATGGTGGAGTTCTTCCGCGCGGTTCCCGTGCTGGTGATGATGCTGTTCATCTTCTACTTCCTGGCCCACCGTGGCTGGTTCCCGAGCAGCATCAACCCCCTCATCGGCGTGGTCGTGGGCCTCACGCTCTACAACTCCGCCGTGCTCTGCGAAGTGATCCGCAACGGCGTGGCGTCACTGCCCTCCGGCCAGCGCGAGGCCGGCTTGGCCATCGGTCTGTCACCGAGTCAGACGCGCCGCACCATCTTGATCCCCCAGTCCTTGACGGCGATGCTGCCGACCCTGGTCAGCCAGGTCATCGTCATCACCAAGGACACGGCGCTGGGCTACATCATCCTCTACCCCGAGCTGCTCACCCGGGCCCGCAACCTCGGCTCGCTGGAGTCGGCGACACTGCCGGCCTATGTCGTGGTCGCAGTCCTGTTCATCCTGCTCAACTACGCCCTCAGCAAGCTGGCCGAGTGGATCGAGAACCGGCAGCGCCGCCGGGCCCGGTCCGCAGGCAAGGTTGGCAGCGCCAACGAGCCCCCACCTGTCGCGCCCATCCCGGCGCCATCTGGGGCTGGCGGCGGTGGCGCGGTCGGGTAG
- a CDS encoding glutamate ABC transporter substrate-binding protein has product MKHTTFRMAVALAAGALVLTACGGGDDEDGITIGVKIDQPGMGVQDGDTFSGMDTDIARHVAEKLGYSEDQISFKESVSAQRETMLDTGQVDMIVATYSITDSRKETVQFAGPYFVAGQDLLVGVDSGITGPADLEGKLLCSVAGSTSAENVKEDYPDVQLQEYASYSECVEQVANGTLDALTTDDTILAGFAAQEAYAGKLVVAGETFSTENYGIGLNKEDDRCEEINEIITEMWDDGTMDEIIQKYLGPANYTPNADTNPPEAGGNCA; this is encoded by the coding sequence ATGAAGCACACCACTTTCCGCATGGCGGTCGCTCTCGCGGCCGGCGCCCTGGTCCTCACTGCCTGTGGCGGTGGCGATGACGAGGACGGCATCACCATCGGCGTCAAGATCGACCAGCCCGGCATGGGCGTCCAGGATGGCGACACCTTCTCCGGCATGGACACCGACATCGCGCGGCACGTGGCGGAGAAGCTCGGCTACAGCGAGGACCAGATCAGCTTCAAGGAGTCGGTCTCCGCCCAGCGCGAGACCATGCTGGACACGGGCCAGGTCGACATGATCGTGGCGACCTACTCGATCACGGACTCGCGCAAGGAGACCGTGCAGTTCGCCGGCCCCTACTTCGTGGCCGGCCAGGACCTCCTGGTCGGGGTCGACAGTGGCATCACCGGGCCGGCAGACCTGGAGGGCAAGCTGCTCTGCTCGGTGGCCGGTTCCACCTCGGCGGAGAACGTCAAGGAGGACTACCCCGACGTCCAGCTGCAGGAGTACGCCAGCTACTCCGAGTGTGTCGAGCAGGTCGCCAACGGCACGCTGGACGCGCTCACCACTGATGACACCATCCTGGCCGGTTTCGCGGCCCAGGAGGCCTACGCCGGCAAGCTGGTCGTCGCCGGTGAGACCTTCAGCACCGAGAACTACGGGATCGGCCTCAACAAGGAGGACGACCGGTGCGAGGAGATCAACGAGATCATCACCGAGATGTGGGATGACGGCACGATGGACGAGATCATCCAGAAGTACCTCGGCCCGGCCAACTACACGCCCAACGCGGACACCAACCCGCCGGAGGCGGGCGGCAACTGCGCCTGA
- a CDS encoding amino acid ABC transporter permease: MLELIEEYEFVAAFWMTLKLAAYSAFYSLILGTVLAVMRVSPVRIFQWLGSSYVTLVRNTPLTLIVVFCSLALYGQLGITLADRESASFLVDNNIRLAILGLSAYHAAFVCEALRSGVNTIPLGQAEAARSIGLTFTQSLRQVIMPQAFRGAVTPLGNVLIALIKNTTVVAAIGVAEIAYRMKAVAEFRPDLLMLGFAVVAIGFVILTLPLGILTSYLSGRLAVKR, translated from the coding sequence ATGCTTGAGCTGATCGAGGAATACGAGTTCGTCGCAGCGTTCTGGATGACCCTCAAGTTGGCTGCCTACTCGGCGTTCTACTCACTCATCCTCGGGACGGTGCTGGCGGTCATGCGCGTCTCGCCGGTGCGCATCTTCCAGTGGCTGGGGTCCTCCTACGTCACGCTGGTCCGCAACACGCCCCTGACCCTGATCGTGGTCTTCTGCAGCCTGGCGCTCTACGGTCAACTGGGGATCACGCTCGCTGATCGGGAGTCCGCCAGCTTCCTGGTCGACAACAACATCCGGCTCGCGATCCTCGGCCTGAGCGCCTACCACGCGGCCTTCGTGTGCGAGGCGCTGCGCAGTGGCGTCAACACCATCCCCCTCGGCCAGGCAGAGGCAGCCCGGTCCATCGGGCTGACCTTCACCCAGAGCCTGCGACAGGTCATCATGCCCCAGGCCTTCCGCGGGGCGGTCACTCCGTTGGGCAACGTGCTCATCGCCCTTATCAAGAACACCACGGTCGTGGCAGCCATCGGCGTTGCTGAGATCGCCTACCGGATGAAGGCGGTGGCCGAGTTCCGACCGGACCTGCTGATGCTCGGTTTTGCCGTCGTGGCGATCGGCTTCGTGATCCTGACACTCCCGCTGGGCATCTTGACCAGCTATCTCTCCGGCCGACTGGCGGTGAAGCGATGA
- a CDS encoding amino acid ABC transporter ATP-binding protein codes for MSEDATGFPEPSTEPLVVLQDVNKHFGDLHVLQDINLTVHRGEVVVVIGPSGSGKSTLCRTINRLETYESGSITIGGETLPEEGKALAKLRADVGMVFQSFNLFAHKTILENVTLGPTKVRGTNKADAKKRAMELLDRVGVAHQAAKYPAQLSGGQQQRVAIARSLAMEPTVMLFDEPTSALDPEMINEVLDVMVQLAQSGMTMIVVTHEMGFARKAADRVVFMADGAILEQNTPEEFFTNPQTDRAKDFLGKILTH; via the coding sequence ATGAGCGAAGACGCTACCGGGTTTCCCGAGCCCAGCACCGAACCGCTGGTGGTGCTCCAGGACGTCAATAAGCACTTCGGCGATCTGCATGTGCTCCAGGACATCAACCTGACGGTCCACCGGGGCGAGGTCGTCGTCGTGATCGGGCCCTCGGGCTCGGGCAAGTCGACCCTGTGCCGCACCATCAACCGCCTCGAGACCTACGAGTCCGGCTCCATCACGATCGGTGGTGAGACGCTCCCCGAGGAGGGCAAGGCACTCGCCAAGCTCCGGGCCGACGTCGGCATGGTCTTCCAGTCCTTCAACCTGTTCGCCCACAAGACGATCCTCGAGAACGTCACCCTGGGGCCGACCAAGGTGCGCGGGACCAACAAGGCCGACGCCAAGAAGCGTGCCATGGAGCTCCTGGACCGGGTGGGGGTCGCTCACCAGGCGGCCAAGTACCCAGCGCAGCTCTCCGGCGGCCAGCAGCAGCGCGTGGCCATCGCTCGGTCCCTGGCGATGGAGCCGACCGTCATGCTCTTTGACGAGCCGACCTCGGCCCTCGACCCCGAGATGATCAACGAGGTCCTGGACGTCATGGTCCAGCTGGCCCAGTCGGGCATGACGATGATCGTGGTGACCCACGAGATGGGCTTCGCTCGCAAGGCAGCCGACCGCGTGGTCTTCATGGCCGACGGCGCCATCCTCGAGCAGAACACCCCCGAAGAGTTCTTCACCAACCCGCAGACCGATCGCGCCAAGGACTTCCTCGGCAAGATCCTGACCCACTGA